One genomic region from Nocardia vinacea encodes:
- a CDS encoding NAD(P)-dependent oxidoreductase, translating to MRITVFGAAGDVGSRVVAEALDRGHEVTAVVRDLARAGAVPAAATLRTGDAANLDDVVSLSAGQDLVITATRPAPGREHELPAITSVLLSGLARTSARLLVVGGAATLLVPGADALTLHESPDFPVELRAIARACADQLAICRAETAADWTYLSPPAELVPGRRTGAYRLGTDELLTNADGVSAISMADFAVALLDEAERPAHRRTRFTVASV from the coding sequence ATGCGTATCACCGTATTCGGAGCGGCGGGCGATGTGGGCAGCCGAGTGGTAGCCGAGGCACTGGACCGTGGGCACGAAGTCACCGCGGTGGTCCGCGACCTCGCGCGGGCTGGTGCGGTACCCGCCGCGGCGACGTTGCGCACGGGTGATGCGGCGAACCTCGACGATGTCGTATCGCTGAGCGCCGGACAGGACCTCGTGATCACCGCGACCCGTCCAGCACCCGGTCGCGAACACGAACTGCCTGCCATCACCTCCGTGCTGTTATCAGGGTTGGCGCGCACCAGCGCGCGTCTGCTGGTGGTCGGCGGCGCGGCCACCCTGCTCGTACCCGGCGCCGATGCGCTGACGTTGCATGAAAGCCCGGATTTCCCGGTCGAATTGCGTGCCATCGCCCGCGCCTGCGCCGATCAACTCGCCATCTGCCGCGCCGAGACCGCCGCCGACTGGACGTACCTGAGCCCGCCCGCCGAACTGGTGCCGGGTCGGCGAACCGGCGCCTACCGGCTCGGCACGGATGAACTGCTCACGAATGCCGACGGAGTCTCGGCGATATCCATGGCGGATTTCGCGGTAGCGCTGCTCGACGAGGCCGAGCGGCCCGCGCACCGGCGGACCAGGTTCACCGTCGCATCGGTGTGA
- a CDS encoding MarR family transcriptional regulator produces MTDHVERVLDQWRVQRPDLDVSPMAVLGRLTRLSQVVGAELRKTFAAHGLDAASFDVLATLRRSDPPHRLTPTELMRSAMITSGGVTQRLDRLEERGLVTRARSERDGRGVHVTLTDAGRELIDAALPDHVDTEARLLEPLTPAQRKQLATALRTLLEAHGDSV; encoded by the coding sequence GTGACAGATCATGTCGAACGGGTGCTCGATCAATGGCGCGTACAGCGTCCCGACCTGGACGTCTCACCGATGGCCGTCCTCGGCAGATTGACCAGACTGTCCCAGGTGGTCGGCGCCGAGCTACGCAAGACCTTCGCCGCGCACGGACTCGACGCCGCCTCCTTCGATGTGCTCGCCACCCTGCGGCGCAGCGACCCACCCCATCGCCTCACCCCCACCGAACTCATGCGTTCGGCCATGATCACCTCAGGCGGTGTCACCCAACGTCTGGACCGCCTGGAGGAACGCGGCCTCGTCACCCGCGCGCGCAGCGAACGCGATGGGCGGGGCGTGCACGTCACCCTCACCGATGCGGGGCGCGAACTCATCGATGCGGCACTCCCCGACCACGTCGACACCGAGGCTCGCCTGCTCGAACCCCTCACGCCCGCACAGCGCAAGCAACTCGCGACCGCCCTGCGCACCCTGCTCGAGGCCCACGGCGATTCGGTCTGA
- the meaB gene encoding methylmalonyl Co-A mutase-associated GTPase MeaB — translation MTSASRSDPTEGGGRATVGRQRVIDVDALAQAVRSQERAAVARAITLVESTRADHRELAQRLLLQLTPPTDTVTSNRVGITGVPGVGKSTFIDALGMDLIGKGHRVAVLAVDPSSTRTGGSILGDKTRMARLSLERNAYIRPSPTAGTLGGVAKATRETIVVLEAAGYDVILVETVGVGQSEVTVANMVDVFCFLTLARTGDQLQGIKKGVLELADLVAVNKADGKHEIEAKAAARELAGALRLIHPHDALWRPPVLTMSGLEGHGLDKFWDTVLEHRRVLTEAGEFAEKRRRQQVDWTWTMVHDQLLRRLAENPSVKALRAQVEKQVRDGTLTAALAAEQLLDAFDS, via the coding sequence ATGACTTCAGCATCGCGCAGCGATCCCACGGAGGGTGGCGGTCGGGCGACGGTCGGGCGTCAGCGCGTCATTGATGTCGACGCACTCGCGCAGGCGGTTCGCTCTCAGGAGCGGGCCGCCGTGGCGCGGGCGATCACCCTGGTCGAGTCGACCAGGGCCGACCATCGGGAGTTGGCTCAGCGGCTACTGCTGCAGCTGACCCCGCCGACCGATACGGTCACTTCGAATCGTGTCGGTATCACCGGTGTTCCCGGCGTAGGCAAGTCGACGTTCATCGATGCGCTCGGTATGGATCTGATCGGCAAGGGGCATCGGGTCGCGGTGCTGGCCGTCGACCCGTCCTCCACTCGCACCGGCGGCTCCATCCTGGGTGACAAGACCCGCATGGCGCGACTGTCGTTGGAGCGCAACGCCTATATCCGTCCGTCGCCGACCGCGGGCACCCTCGGTGGTGTCGCCAAGGCGACCCGCGAGACCATTGTGGTGCTCGAGGCCGCGGGCTACGACGTCATCCTGGTGGAGACCGTCGGTGTCGGCCAGTCCGAGGTGACGGTCGCGAATATGGTCGACGTGTTCTGTTTTCTGACCCTGGCTCGCACCGGAGATCAGTTGCAGGGCATCAAGAAAGGCGTCCTGGAACTCGCCGACCTGGTTGCGGTGAACAAGGCCGACGGCAAGCACGAGATCGAGGCCAAGGCCGCCGCCCGCGAATTGGCCGGGGCGCTGCGCCTCATTCATCCGCACGACGCGCTCTGGCGCCCGCCGGTACTTACCATGAGCGGTCTGGAAGGCCATGGGCTGGACAAGTTCTGGGATACCGTCCTCGAACACCGCCGGGTGCTCACAGAGGCGGGTGAATTCGCCGAAAAGCGGCGTCGCCAACAGGTCGACTGGACCTGGACCATGGTGCACGACCAACTGCTGCGCCGCCTCGCGGAGAATCCGAGCGTCAAAGCCCTTCGCGCACAAGTGGAGAAGCAGGTGCGCGACGGAACATTGACCGCCGCACTGGCCGCCGAACAGCTTCTCGACGCCTTCGACAGTTGA
- the scpA gene encoding methylmalonyl-CoA mutase has product MTLSHIDKPGEIDEPGGIEHRIGSFAEVPLSERPAEPADVDSAQVDAYVRAAAEANNYTPEQLVWSTPEGIDVPPVFTKADRDAIADEGYPLDSVPGIAPFLRGPYPTMYVNQPWTIRQYAGFSTAADSNAFYRRNLQAGQKGLSVAFDLATHRGYDSDHPRVQGDVGMAGVAIDSILDMRQLFDHIPLDQVSVSMTMNGAVLPILALYVVAAEEQGVAPEQLAGTIQNDILKEFMVRNTYIYPPKPSMRIISDIFAYTSAKMPKFNSISISGYHIQEAGATADLELAYTLADGVEYIRAGIAAGMEVDKFAPRLSFFWAIGMNFFMEVAKLRAGRLLWSELVAKFEPKSAKSLSLRTHSQTSGWSLTAQDAYNNVARTCIEAMAATQGHTQSLHTNALDEALALPTDFSARIARNTQLLIQQESNTTRPIDPWGGSYYVEWLTHQLANRARAHIAEVEAHGGMAQAIGEGIPKLRIEEAAARTQARIDTGQQPVIGVNKYQVEEDQQVEVLKVENSRVRAEQIEKLNRLRAERDSAEVERALAELSRAAASSEGGMENNLLALAINAARAKATVGEISDALEKVYGRHQAEIRTLSGVYRDEAGNVTNISKAIELVEEFAEAEGRRPRILVAKMGQDGHDRGQKVIATAFADLGFDVDVGPLFQTPEEVAQQAADNDVHVVGVSSLAAGHLTLVPALRQALADVGRPDIMVIVGGVIPPDDFEELYAAGAAAIFPPGTVIADAAIDLLKKLAGELGHEIGGGSGR; this is encoded by the coding sequence ATGACATTGAGTCATATCGACAAGCCGGGCGAAATCGACGAGCCGGGCGGCATCGAGCACCGGATCGGTAGTTTCGCCGAGGTGCCGCTGTCCGAACGTCCGGCCGAACCCGCCGACGTCGACTCCGCGCAGGTCGACGCCTACGTGCGCGCCGCCGCCGAGGCGAACAACTACACCCCCGAACAGCTGGTGTGGTCGACGCCCGAAGGTATCGACGTGCCACCGGTTTTCACCAAGGCCGATCGCGATGCCATCGCGGACGAAGGATATCCGCTCGACAGCGTGCCGGGCATCGCGCCGTTCCTGCGCGGTCCGTACCCGACGATGTATGTGAACCAGCCGTGGACCATTCGCCAGTACGCGGGCTTCTCCACCGCCGCGGATTCGAATGCCTTCTACCGCCGCAATCTGCAGGCGGGACAGAAGGGTCTGTCGGTCGCCTTCGACCTGGCCACCCACCGCGGCTACGACTCCGATCACCCGCGCGTCCAGGGTGACGTCGGGATGGCCGGTGTGGCCATTGATTCCATCCTCGACATGCGTCAGCTCTTCGACCACATCCCGCTGGATCAGGTCTCGGTGTCGATGACCATGAACGGTGCGGTGCTGCCGATCCTCGCGCTGTACGTGGTCGCGGCCGAGGAGCAGGGCGTCGCACCGGAACAGCTGGCCGGAACCATTCAGAACGACATTCTGAAGGAGTTCATGGTCCGCAATACCTACATCTACCCGCCCAAGCCCTCGATGCGGATCATCTCCGATATCTTTGCCTACACCAGCGCGAAGATGCCGAAGTTCAACTCGATCTCCATCTCCGGCTACCACATCCAGGAGGCCGGAGCCACGGCCGATCTGGAATTGGCCTACACCCTCGCCGACGGCGTCGAGTACATTCGTGCGGGTATCGCCGCGGGCATGGAGGTCGACAAGTTCGCGCCGCGACTGTCGTTCTTCTGGGCCATCGGCATGAACTTCTTCATGGAGGTCGCCAAACTCCGTGCGGGACGGCTGCTCTGGAGTGAGCTGGTCGCGAAGTTCGAGCCGAAGAGCGCGAAATCGCTGTCGCTGCGGACGCATTCGCAGACCTCGGGTTGGTCGCTGACCGCGCAGGACGCCTACAACAATGTGGCGCGTACCTGCATCGAGGCGATGGCCGCGACCCAGGGCCACACTCAGTCGCTGCACACCAATGCCCTCGACGAGGCGCTGGCCCTGCCGACGGACTTCTCCGCGCGCATCGCCCGCAATACCCAGCTGCTGATTCAGCAGGAGTCCAACACCACGCGCCCGATCGACCCTTGGGGCGGTTCGTACTACGTGGAATGGCTCACCCACCAGCTGGCCAACCGTGCCCGCGCGCATATCGCCGAGGTCGAAGCGCACGGCGGTATGGCGCAGGCGATCGGCGAGGGCATCCCGAAGCTGCGCATCGAGGAGGCGGCCGCCCGCACGCAGGCGCGCATCGATACCGGTCAGCAGCCGGTGATCGGCGTGAACAAGTACCAGGTCGAAGAGGATCAGCAGGTCGAGGTCCTCAAGGTCGAGAATTCGCGGGTGCGCGCCGAACAGATCGAGAAGCTGAACCGGCTTCGCGCCGAACGCGATTCGGCCGAGGTGGAACGGGCGCTGGCCGAATTGTCCCGTGCGGCAGCCTCTTCGGAGGGTGGCATGGAGAACAACCTGCTCGCGCTTGCCATCAATGCCGCGCGCGCCAAGGCCACCGTCGGTGAGATCTCCGATGCGCTGGAAAAGGTGTACGGCCGCCACCAGGCCGAGATCCGTACGCTCTCCGGTGTGTACCGCGACGAGGCCGGGAACGTGACCAATATCAGCAAGGCGATCGAACTCGTCGAGGAATTCGCCGAGGCGGAGGGGCGGCGCCCGCGCATCCTGGTCGCCAAGATGGGCCAGGACGGGCACGACCGAGGTCAGAAGGTGATCGCCACGGCCTTCGCCGACCTCGGCTTCGACGTCGATGTGGGCCCGCTGTTCCAGACCCCGGAAGAGGTGGCGCAGCAGGCGGCCGATAACGACGTGCACGTCGTCGGTGTGTCCTCGCTGGCGGCCGGCCACCTCACGCTGGTGCCCGCCCTGCGGCAGGCACTGGCCGATGTCGGGCGACCCGACATCATGGTCATCGTCGGCGGCGTCATCCCGCCCGATGACTTCGAGGAGCTGTACGCGGCGGGTGCGGCCGCGATCTTCCCGCCGGGCACCGTGATCGCCGACGCGGCGATCGATCTGCTGAAGAAGTTGGCTGGCGAACTCGGTCACGAGATCGGCGGCGGCAGCGGCCGATGA
- a CDS encoding methylmalonyl-CoA mutase family protein: MPIASEPVPDYAAWRKGVAGVLAKARRVDVAELPEEPEKLLEEQTYDGLTIAPLYTRGDERPELPLPGEYPFVRGRDATRDVHRGWYVSAFIGAADGAAANREILAALENGISALWLGAGERGVPVAELPAALSGLLFELAPLTLAAGDAVSAAAQQVFAQLDDYQVADRTEIRVALGAAPLTSRFAGTADIELAEAIALAGEAVQRPETVRAITVDGTVFHDVGASDAQELGAAVAAGLAYLRALAEAGQDIADAFEQLEFRFAATDDQFATIAKFRAARQLWARVAHVCGAPAFGDAPQHAVTSAAMMTQRDPWVNMLRTTLAAFGAGVGGAETVTVLSFDSALPPGELGVSKSFADRMARNTQLLLLEESHLGHVQDPGAGSWYVEDLTAALAAKAWEFMQELEAAGGYLAALDSGLLAERIAVTRSARDADVAHRKTAVTGVNEFPNLAEQPLSEAARRPGQVVRYGAAFEALRNRSDAYLAANGARPRALLVPLGTVAEHNVRVTFIANLLASGGIESINPGPLEVTGIGTAATESGATIAVLCGSDKRYAEQAGPAAEQLRAAGIETVLLAGAERAVADLSGAQRPDGYLAARIDAVAALSDLLEKVGA, encoded by the coding sequence ATGCCGATTGCTTCAGAGCCGGTGCCCGATTACGCCGCATGGCGCAAGGGCGTGGCGGGGGTACTGGCGAAGGCCCGCAGGGTCGACGTCGCCGAACTTCCGGAGGAGCCAGAAAAGCTGCTCGAGGAACAGACCTACGACGGTCTGACCATCGCCCCGCTGTACACCCGCGGGGATGAGCGGCCCGAACTGCCGTTGCCGGGCGAATATCCCTTCGTCCGTGGCCGCGACGCCACCAGGGATGTGCATCGCGGCTGGTATGTCAGCGCCTTCATCGGCGCGGCCGACGGCGCCGCGGCGAATCGCGAGATCCTGGCCGCGCTGGAGAACGGGATCAGTGCACTGTGGCTCGGCGCGGGCGAGCGCGGTGTGCCGGTGGCCGAACTGCCCGCGGCGCTGTCGGGTCTGCTGTTCGAACTGGCGCCGCTGACACTCGCCGCAGGTGACGCGGTTTCCGCAGCGGCACAACAAGTCTTCGCGCAGCTCGACGATTACCAGGTGGCGGACCGGACCGAAATTCGAGTCGCGCTGGGCGCGGCCCCGCTCACCAGTCGCTTCGCCGGTACCGCCGATATCGAACTGGCGGAGGCCATCGCCCTGGCCGGTGAGGCGGTGCAGCGTCCTGAGACGGTGCGCGCTATCACGGTGGACGGCACCGTCTTTCACGATGTGGGTGCCTCGGACGCGCAGGAGCTCGGTGCGGCGGTGGCCGCCGGCCTGGCCTACCTGCGGGCACTCGCCGAAGCCGGTCAGGACATCGCGGATGCCTTCGAGCAGTTGGAGTTTCGCTTCGCCGCGACCGACGACCAGTTCGCCACTATCGCGAAATTCCGTGCGGCCCGCCAGCTCTGGGCCCGTGTCGCGCATGTGTGCGGCGCACCCGCATTCGGTGATGCGCCGCAGCATGCGGTGACCTCCGCGGCGATGATGACCCAGCGTGACCCGTGGGTGAATATGCTGCGCACCACCCTCGCGGCCTTCGGCGCGGGAGTCGGTGGCGCGGAAACGGTTACGGTGCTGTCCTTCGATTCGGCGTTGCCGCCCGGTGAACTCGGCGTCTCGAAGTCGTTCGCCGACCGCATGGCTCGCAATACCCAGCTGCTGCTGCTCGAGGAGTCGCATCTCGGTCATGTGCAGGATCCGGGCGCCGGTTCCTGGTACGTCGAGGATCTCACCGCCGCACTCGCCGCCAAGGCATGGGAGTTCATGCAGGAGCTCGAGGCCGCGGGCGGTTACCTGGCCGCACTGGACTCCGGCCTGCTCGCCGAGCGGATCGCCGTGACCAGGTCGGCCCGGGATGCCGATGTGGCACACCGTAAGACGGCGGTCACCGGTGTCAACGAATTCCCGAACCTCGCCGAGCAGCCGCTGTCCGAGGCCGCGCGCCGGCCCGGACAGGTGGTTCGCTACGGTGCCGCCTTCGAGGCGCTGCGCAACCGCTCGGATGCCTACCTCGCGGCCAATGGTGCTCGACCGCGTGCGCTGCTGGTGCCGCTCGGGACGGTGGCCGAACACAATGTTCGGGTCACCTTCATCGCGAACCTGCTGGCCTCGGGCGGCATCGAGTCGATCAACCCCGGTCCCCTGGAGGTGACCGGAATCGGTACGGCGGCAACCGAATCCGGTGCCACGATCGCCGTATTATGTGGTTCGGACAAGCGTTACGCCGAGCAGGCGGGCCCGGCTGCCGAGCAGTTGCGGGCCGCCGGAATCGAGACGGTGCTGCTGGCCGGTGCGGAAAGGGCCGTCGCCGACCTGAGCGGCGCGCAGCGCCCCGACGGTTATCTCGCGGCCCGCATCGATGCGGTGGCCGCACTGTCCGACCTGCTGGAGAAGGTGGGAGCCTGA
- a CDS encoding TVP38/TMEM64 family protein has translation MLRLIRDPRILALLVGGAALFTAAILVPLPTPQQMQDWATSIGPIFPLLFFVVHALVTVAPVPRTVLTVSAGVLFGPALGIVLAASATTVSAALAILLVRALDRDRVAAHLTHPAVRSIDERLERRGWLAVGSLRLIAFAPFSVINYCCALSSIRFWPYLIATVIGILPGTIGTVILGDALTGRTHPGMLVVSGALIAIGIIGLIIDARWTQTHEPDLETTPVTVTD, from the coding sequence GTGCTCAGGCTCATCCGTGACCCACGCATCCTCGCCCTGCTCGTCGGTGGCGCGGCGCTGTTCACCGCCGCCATACTGGTCCCACTACCGACACCGCAGCAGATGCAGGACTGGGCCACCTCGATCGGCCCGATCTTCCCACTGCTGTTCTTCGTGGTCCATGCGCTGGTCACGGTGGCCCCGGTCCCGCGGACCGTGCTGACGGTGAGCGCGGGCGTTCTGTTCGGCCCCGCGCTCGGCATCGTTCTGGCCGCCTCGGCGACCACGGTCAGCGCCGCACTGGCGATTCTGCTCGTCCGCGCGCTGGATCGCGATCGAGTGGCCGCCCACCTCACCCATCCGGCGGTCCGGTCCATCGATGAACGCCTCGAACGCCGCGGCTGGCTCGCAGTCGGCTCGCTACGCCTGATCGCCTTCGCCCCGTTCTCGGTGATCAACTACTGCTGCGCCCTCTCCTCGATCCGCTTCTGGCCCTACCTGATCGCTACCGTCATCGGCATCCTCCCGGGGACCATCGGCACTGTCATCCTGGGCGATGCCCTCACCGGCCGTACCCACCCCGGCATGCTCGTAGTCTCCGGGGCGCTCATCGCCATCGGCATCATCGGTTTGATCATCGATGCGCGCTGGACGCAAACCCACGAGCCGGATCTCGAGACCACCCCGGTCACCGTGACCGACTGA